A genomic region of Conger conger chromosome 6, fConCon1.1, whole genome shotgun sequence contains the following coding sequences:
- the LOC133131635 gene encoding TBC1 domain family member 2B-like translates to MHGGNESEANSPQSSTIAATKSPEAPDIEGARDEGSQLCGYLNKVVGKGPLRGFKSRWFVYDPRTCYLYYFKTPQDALPLGHIEIADASFCYDVEGEEGQFEIRTSGKEFLLKAPSGQVMRYWLQQLQQMRWEFCTARGSGCRDSWSSPTLPHPHSGLVARNAEAFALAKRSDTVEKVEKVRSDFAVETSAEGQVGAHTARSPTANLNRSFKQWGTELRNSFRPGRGGESKSSASYRVRSGDWEMAATGIPQDAPRKTPTETHKNSSGSAFTFDLGRGSLRPRRPSLRDRTALGRLGRTADAPPSECNGSKVSQTELRLQSQEEELTLLREEMASYKELVRVLQQSLKASQMERSPADATPRDLSDTPQDVSGGPPNVTADTPEEDERARALRGQLERLAAEKEGLQGEVVALQGRMGQISEQLAMLLDTIQDKDRIIMRLSQQGGASPAADCTSPASLAPEPQELDKLRDSLQGYKSQNKFLNKEILELSVLRRSAESREKVLEAKYVSLEAKLCQVESKYLVLLQEVKNPVCSSSEQSPAREVICRLLEDALQVDSSEEENPIFKPHPVSEYDVYGFKTVPEDDEEERLMAKARALDLHSLSLTNQEVSVGVRWENYLAGTVTREMARSPELKALMRSGVPHEHRSKVWRWCVALHTGKFREAVPPGYYEGLLAKAREKQNPASKQIELDLMRTLPNNKHYSCPSSEGVQKLRNILLAFSWRNHDIGYCQGLNRLAAIALLYLEEENAFWCLVTIVEVFMPRDYYTKTLLGSQVDQRVLKDLMTEKLPRLHAHFELHKVDFSLITFNWFLVVFVDSLVSDILFKIWDAFLYEGPKIIFRFALALFKYSEEDFLRLQDPTTIFKHLRTFTHDILDSRKLMALAFQGMNPFPLRLIQNRRSFHLERVRLELTELENIRLTFLRERESTTLHDRVPLSDDDEDN, encoded by the exons ATGCACGGAGGGAATGAGAGCGAAGCGAATTCCCCTCAAAGCTCCACGATTGCGGCTACGAAGTCGCCAGAGGCGCCCGACATTGAGGGTGCAAGGGACGAGGGCTCTCAGCTATGCGGTTATCTCAATAAGGTCGTGGGTAAAGGCCCACTAAGAGGTTTTAAATCCCGGTGGTTTGTGTACGATCCCAGGACGTGCTATTTGTATTACTTCAAGACTCCGCAAGACGCTCTGCCCCTGGGACACATTGAAATAGCCGATGCCAGCTTCTGCTACGATGTGGAAGGGGAGGAGGGACAGTTTGAGATCCGCACTTCAGGAAAGGAATTTTTGCTCAAG GCGCCGAGCGGGCAGGTGATGCGGTActggctgcagcagctgcagcagatgCGCTGGGAGTTCTGCACCGCCCGAGGGTCCGGCTGCCGGGATAGCTGGAGttcccccaccctgccccacccccacagcgGCCTGGTGGCTCGCAACGCTG AGGCCTTTGCCCTGGCCAAGCGCAGTGACACTGTGGAGAAGGTGGAGAAGGTGCGGAGCGACTTCGCCGTGGAGACCAGCGCGGAGGGGCAGGTGGGGGCGCACACCGCCCGGAGCCCCACCGCCAACCTCAATCGCTCCTTCAAACAGTGGGGCACGGAGCTGAG AAACTCTTTTCGGCCGGGTCGCGGGGGCGAGTCGAAGAGCAGCGCCTCCTACCGGGTCCGCTCGGGCGACTGGGAGATGGCGGCCACGGGCATCCCGCAGGACGCCCCCAGGAAGAcccccacagaaacacacaaga ACTCCAGCGGCTCGGCGTTCACGTTCGACCTGGGCCGCGGGTCCCTGCGCCCGCGCCGCCCCTCCCTGCGGGACAGGACGGCGTTGGGGAGGCTGGGTCGCACCGCGGACGCGCCCCCGTCAGAGTGCAACGGCAGCAAGGTCTCCCAGACCGAGCTGCGCCTCCAGAGCCAGGAGGAGGAGCTCACACTGCTCCGCGAGGAAATGGCCAGTTACAAG GAGCTGGTGCGGGTCCTACAGCAGAGCCTGAAGGCCTCGCAGATGGAGAGGAGCCCTGCTGATGCCACGCCCAGGGATCTCAGCGACACGCCCCAGGACGTGTCCGGAGGGCCCCCGAACGTCACTGCGGACACGCCCGAGGAGGATGAGCGGGCGCGGGCCCTCAGGGGCCAGCTGGAGAGGCTGGCGGCGGAGAAGGAGGGGCTGCAGGGCGAGGTGGTCGCTCTGCAGGGCAGGATGGGGCAGATCAGCGAGCAGCTGGCCATGCTCCTGGACACCATCCAGGACAAGGACCGCATCATCATGCGGCTCTCCCAGCAGGGCGGCGCCAGCCCCGCGGCAGACTGCACCTCCCCCGCCTCCCTGGCCCCGGAGCCTCAGGAGCTGGACAAACTTAGG GATAGTCTGCAGGGATATAAATCACAGAATAAGTTCCTGAACAAAGAGATCCTGGAACTGTCCGTATTACGCCGCAGTGCGGAGAGCAGAGAAAAGGTCTTGGAAGCCAAG TATGTGTCTCTGGAGGCAAAGCTGTGCCAGGTGGAGAGTAAGTACCTGGTGCTGCTGCAGGAGGTGAAGAACCCTGTGTGCTCCTCGTCAGAGCAGAGTCCCGCGCGCGAGGTCATCTGCAGGCTGCTGGAGGACGCCCTGCAGGTGGACAGCAGTGAGGAGGAGAACCCCATCTTTAAACCTCACCCCGTCAG cgaGTACGATGTGTACGGCTTCAAGACCGTTCCCGAGGACGACGAGGAGGAGAGGCTGATGGCCAAGGCCCGGGCGCTGGACCTGCACTCCTTGTCCCTGACCAACCAGGAGGTGTCGGTGGGGGTGCGCTGGGAGAACTACCTGGCGGGCACGGTCACCCGGGAGATGGCGCGGTCGCCGGAGCTGAAGGCGCTGATGCGCAGCGGCGTGCCACACGAGCACCGCTCCAAGGTGTGGCGCTGGTGCGTGGCCTTGCACACCGGAAAGTTCCGGGAGGCCGTCCCGCCCGGCTACTACGAGGGCCTGCTGGCCAAGGCCCGGGAGAAGCAGAACCCCGCCTCCAAGCAGATCGAGCTGGACCTCATGCGCACGCTGCCCAACAACAAGCACTACTCATGCCCCTCCTCCGAGGGCGTGCAGAAGCTCCGGAACATTCTGCTGGCCTTCTCCTGGAGGAACCACGACATCGGCTACTGCCAGGGCCTCAACAG GTTGGCAGCCATCGCCCTTCTCTACCTGGAGGAGGAAAATGCCTTCTGGTGCCTGGTGACCATCGTAGAGGTGTTCATGCCACGGGACTACTACACCAAGACTCTGCTGGGATCACAG GTGGATCAGCGGGTGCTGAAGGACCTGATGACAGAGAAGCTTCCTCGTCTTCATGCTCATTTCGAGCTGCACAAGGTGGACTTCTCCCTCATCACCTTCAACTGGTTCCTGGTGGTTTTTGTGGACAGCCTGGTCAGTGACATCCTCTTCAAGATCTGGGATGCCTTTCTGTACGAGGGACCCAAG ATAATATTCCGCTTTGCCCTGGCCCTCTTCAAGTACAGTGAAGAGGATTTTCTCCGACTGCAGGACCCGACCACCATTTTCAAACACCTCCGCACCTTCACCCACGATATCCTGGATTCCAG GAAGCTGATGGCCCTGGCGTTCCAGGGCATGAACCCGTTCCCCCTGAGGCTGATCCAGAATCGGCGATCCTTCCACCTGGAGAGGGTCCGCCTGGAGCTCACCGAGCTGGAGAACATTCGGCTGACcttcctgagagagagggagagcaccaCGCTCCACGACCGGGTTCCCCTCAGCGACGACGACGAGGACAACTAG